The Nitrospira tepida genome includes a window with the following:
- a CDS encoding DMT family transporter yields the protein MPQLALLATTLVWGATFPATKAALAQLPPLSFLFLRFLLGALLAVAAALALGYRLERNASVLRMGAIATIWLSLGYLCQTVGLRYTTASNSAFITVLYVVFVPIFLRRFGLLTWIAVGLALVGLLCLVKPTVSINLGDVLNLACAAAFAAHIACLEQFTRTGQSVSLFLWQMILMSLVMALGSVGESPAPEAFRPSPVLLTGLAVTGVLATGAFAVQMWAQRVVPAHQVALIFALEPACAAWLSSLFLGEQLDSLGWIGSGCILVATLLGTIWGHESGPTRATAAGAPPS from the coding sequence ATGCCGCAGTTAGCGCTTCTGGCGACGACCCTTGTGTGGGGGGCGACCTTTCCCGCGACCAAGGCGGCCCTCGCGCAACTTCCCCCGCTCTCCTTTCTTTTCCTACGGTTTCTGCTCGGCGCGCTGCTGGCGGTCGCCGCCGCCTTGGCCCTGGGCTATCGTCTGGAGAGGAACGCATCGGTGCTCCGGATGGGCGCGATCGCCACCATCTGGCTGAGCCTCGGGTACTTGTGCCAAACGGTCGGATTGCGCTACACCACCGCCTCCAACTCGGCCTTCATCACCGTGCTTTATGTCGTGTTCGTGCCGATTTTTCTTCGTCGGTTCGGCCTGCTCACCTGGATCGCCGTCGGCCTCGCCCTGGTGGGGTTGCTCTGTTTGGTCAAGCCGACCGTCTCGATCAACCTCGGCGATGTGCTCAATCTCGCCTGCGCCGCGGCGTTCGCGGCACACATCGCCTGCCTCGAACAGTTCACCAGAACCGGACAGTCCGTCTCATTGTTTCTCTGGCAGATGATTCTGATGAGCCTGGTGATGGCGCTGGGGTCGGTGGGCGAGTCGCCGGCGCCGGAGGCCTTCAGGCCCTCGCCGGTATTGCTGACGGGCCTCGCCGTCACCGGAGTGTTGGCGACCGGCGCCTTCGCCGTGCAGATGTGGGCGCAGCGCGTCGTGCCGGCTCACCAGGTCGCGCTGATCTTTGCCTTGGAACCGGCCTGCGCCGCCTGGCTGTCCTCGCTGTTCCTCGGGGAGCAGTTGGATAGCCTGGGATGGATCGGGAGCGGATGTATCCTGGTCGCGACCCTGTTGGGAACGATCTGGGGGCACGAATCCGGCCCGACGAGAGCAACGGCTGCCGGTGCGCCGCCGTCATAG